A stretch of the uncultured Desulfobacter sp. genome encodes the following:
- the pheT gene encoding phenylalanine--tRNA ligase subunit beta: MKVSLSWLREYIPIDLDPQDISDRLTMAGLEVDGVESLYDYLDNVIVAQVVQARQHPNADKLTCCAVDIGKGELSPIVCGAPNVREGMYVACALPGAVLPGGFKIKKSKLRGEPSHGMLCSASELMLADDASGIMDLEGEFVTGTPLESALKLDDAVFEIDLTPNRPDCLSLIGVAREIGAFMEPRNEVSLPDVTFPDAQMDSRDINDFVSVEIEDPQLCPRYTAAMLFDVTVGPSPLWLKKRLEAVGLSSVNNVVDITNFVMMETGQPLHAFDYDNIAKSQIIVRTAGKPGDAPLKFTTLDSKIHELDPEMLMICDGEKPVGIAGVMGGENSEITDATTRVLVESAYFNPVSIRRTAKRTGIASDASHRFERGVDPEGTMFALKRAVSLMAQLCSATIASGIIDAHPVKAQPVTIDLKPNALNVRLGTSFSADEMSQILMSVGFGVEEKIDKQGEGFLQVHVPSFRVDVSRPEDLSEEVARLWGYNKIETSYPLVKAQGRPLAGRLLLRSKIRQVMTGFGFCEAINYNFIRKDACERMGIEAPDKRTRMVEILNPISDQMSVLRTSVIPGLLESMARNTAQQVDTLQLFEIGKIFYDKAPGEQPEEVEVVGGLITGNRWDQTWYSKKEPVDFFDLKGIVQGLLDSFQISGVLYERADAETCPYFEPGYGAKLLKDGLVIGTLGKIASTVGGAFGLKQDAYLFDLNMENFERILPQAIQAVALPKFPSISRDMTFIVSKYVEVGTMMDTIAAFAQKQALIEDYFLFDVFEGQNIGGDKKSLSFRIVYRSASKTLTEKNIKKIHDQLSQKLINDFNAGLPG, translated from the coding sequence ATGAAAGTCAGTTTAAGCTGGTTGCGTGAATATATCCCCATTGATCTTGATCCCCAGGACATATCCGACAGGCTGACTATGGCCGGTCTTGAAGTGGATGGAGTGGAAAGTCTTTATGATTACCTGGACAATGTGATTGTAGCCCAGGTCGTGCAAGCAAGGCAGCATCCTAATGCAGATAAGCTTACATGCTGTGCCGTGGATATCGGGAAAGGAGAGCTTTCTCCAATTGTCTGTGGCGCTCCCAATGTCAGGGAAGGTATGTATGTTGCCTGTGCACTGCCGGGGGCTGTTCTGCCTGGTGGTTTCAAAATCAAGAAAAGTAAACTGAGGGGTGAACCCTCCCATGGTATGCTATGTTCTGCTTCTGAGCTGATGCTCGCGGATGATGCGTCCGGTATTATGGATCTTGAAGGCGAATTTGTTACCGGGACCCCCCTTGAATCTGCTTTAAAGCTGGATGATGCCGTTTTTGAGATAGATTTGACCCCTAACCGGCCGGACTGTCTGAGTCTTATCGGCGTGGCCCGGGAAATCGGGGCATTTATGGAACCTCGAAATGAGGTGTCGCTGCCGGATGTGACCTTTCCCGATGCCCAAATGGATTCCAGGGATATCAATGATTTTGTCTCTGTGGAGATTGAAGACCCTCAATTGTGTCCAAGGTATACTGCGGCTATGCTTTTTGACGTCACTGTCGGCCCCTCTCCTCTTTGGCTGAAAAAGCGTCTTGAAGCCGTTGGCCTTTCCTCTGTTAATAACGTAGTGGACATCACTAATTTTGTTATGATGGAGACCGGGCAGCCTTTGCATGCGTTTGATTATGACAATATCGCTAAGAGTCAGATTATTGTAAGAACGGCCGGAAAACCCGGTGATGCGCCCTTAAAATTTACAACCCTTGATTCGAAAATCCATGAGCTTGATCCTGAAATGCTTATGATCTGCGACGGGGAAAAACCTGTGGGTATTGCCGGTGTAATGGGTGGGGAAAATTCAGAAATTACGGATGCAACTACCCGGGTGCTTGTGGAAAGTGCCTATTTTAACCCGGTATCCATTCGCCGTACTGCCAAGAGGACGGGGATTGCCTCAGATGCCTCTCATCGGTTTGAGCGCGGTGTGGACCCGGAAGGCACTATGTTTGCCTTGAAAAGGGCTGTTTCATTGATGGCTCAGTTGTGTTCCGCCACGATTGCCTCGGGGATCATTGATGCGCATCCTGTCAAGGCTCAGCCTGTTACCATTGACTTGAAACCCAATGCGCTAAACGTACGGTTAGGGACTTCTTTTTCTGCAGATGAAATGTCCCAAATCCTGATGTCTGTGGGGTTTGGTGTAGAGGAAAAGATCGACAAGCAGGGTGAAGGGTTCCTGCAGGTTCACGTCCCCTCTTTCAGGGTTGATGTATCCCGGCCCGAGGATCTTTCCGAGGAAGTGGCTCGGTTGTGGGGGTATAATAAAATCGAAACCAGCTATCCATTGGTAAAAGCACAGGGGAGGCCCCTTGCCGGGCGGCTTTTACTGCGCAGTAAGATCCGTCAGGTAATGACTGGGTTTGGGTTTTGTGAGGCCATCAATTACAATTTTATCCGTAAAGACGCCTGTGAACGTATGGGTATTGAAGCGCCGGACAAAAGAACCCGGATGGTTGAGATTTTAAATCCCATTTCCGACCAAATGTCGGTCCTTCGTACTTCTGTCATTCCTGGATTGCTGGAATCCATGGCCAGAAACACGGCTCAGCAGGTGGACACCCTTCAGTTATTTGAGATCGGTAAGATTTTCTATGACAAAGCCCCGGGCGAACAGCCTGAGGAAGTTGAGGTGGTTGGTGGGCTGATTACCGGAAATCGTTGGGACCAGACCTGGTATTCTAAAAAAGAGCCCGTGGATTTTTTTGATCTTAAGGGTATTGTGCAAGGGTTGCTGGATTCATTTCAGATTTCCGGTGTCCTTTATGAAAGAGCCGATGCCGAGACCTGTCCCTATTTTGAACCGGGGTATGGTGCCAAATTGCTGAAGGATGGCCTGGTGATTGGCACGCTTGGTAAAATAGCATCAACTGTGGGAGGTGCCTTTGGTCTGAAGCAGGATGCTTATCTCTTTGATCTGAACATGGAGAATTTTGAAAGAATATTGCCCCAGGCTATCCAGGCAGTTGCGTTGCCCAAATTTCCTTCAATCTCCAGGGACATGACTTTTATTGTATCAAAGTATGTTGAGGTCGGCACCATGATGGATACCATTGCGGCCTTTGCTCAAAAGCAGGCTTTAATAGAAGATTATTTTCTTTTTGATGTATTTGAAGGGCAGAACATCGGTGGCGATAAAAAATCTCTTTCGTTTAGAATTGTTTACCGCTCTGCGTCAAAAACCCTGACGGAAAAGAATATTAAAAAGATCCATGATCAGCTATCCCAAAAGCTTATCAATGATTTTAATGCTGGTTTGCCTGGATAA
- the rimP gene encoding ribosome maturation factor RimP, which translates to MAFINIKKPGVVEQQVQAIAEPLIDSLGLELVHIECTVHNRQKFVRVYMDKPEGVALDDCVAVSRELGDLIDIHIGDIGPYRLEVSSPGPNRPLKTKADFIRFQGERIKVETHEVMEGRKKFTGILEKTNDDSVTISVDGRSFDISGTNIMRVILAGQ; encoded by the coding sequence ATGGCTTTTATAAACATCAAAAAACCCGGTGTCGTTGAACAGCAGGTTCAGGCGATAGCCGAACCCCTGATCGATTCTCTGGGCTTGGAGTTGGTGCACATTGAGTGTACTGTCCATAATCGGCAGAAATTTGTTCGGGTCTATATGGACAAGCCCGAAGGGGTCGCGTTAGATGACTGTGTGGCTGTCAGCCGGGAACTTGGGGATCTGATCGATATTCATATTGGAGATATCGGTCCGTACCGCCTGGAAGTATCCTCCCCTGGTCCAAATCGCCCCTTGAAGACAAAGGCGGATTTTATCAGATTCCAGGGTGAGCGGATTAAAGTTGAAACCCATGAAGTCATGGAGGGAAGAAAAAAATTCACCGGAATTCTTGAGAAGACAAATGATGATTCTGTGACAATTTCAGTTGACGGCAGGTCCTTTGATATTTCCGGAACCAATATCATGCGAGTAATTCTTGCAGGTCAGTAA
- the nusA gene encoding transcription termination factor NusA → MFITDIKRVIDQVSREKGIDAAILINTLKEAIVSAARKKIGPRADIEVHYDEKSGDVEVFHFKEVVEEVEYSDSELTLEEGLEFDPECEIGDSLGIRMDTEEFGRIAAQSAKQVIIQKMREAERNAVYENFIHKKGKIINGIVQRFDRGAIIINLGQAEAVLRPREQMPKESYKRGDRIRAYVLDVLEESKGAQILLSRTHPEFLVELFKTEVPEVAEGIVSIRGAARVPGVRAKIAVSSIDSDVDPVGACVGVKGNRVQNIVQELRGEKIDIVQWSPDIARFVCNALSPAEIARVIIDEDNQSMEVIVNDEYLSIAIGKGGQNVSLACEITGWHLEVTSEEEYSREVKEGYDSLMKLSTVGLPAAELLFKAGYSSFLDIMDAVPEDIAAFLDMSVEDAQAMIDEAGHLMEEERERAREELLQPGPSQDTDTDMEDNAGDGETFADVEEEPVEKSDE, encoded by the coding sequence ATGTTTATTACAGACATAAAAAGGGTGATCGATCAGGTAAGCCGAGAAAAAGGTATTGATGCTGCCATCCTTATTAATACCTTGAAAGAGGCTATTGTTTCTGCTGCTAGAAAAAAGATCGGCCCAAGGGCGGATATCGAAGTCCATTATGATGAAAAAAGCGGAGATGTTGAAGTTTTCCATTTTAAAGAGGTTGTTGAGGAGGTTGAATATTCCGACAGCGAGTTGACTCTGGAGGAAGGTCTCGAATTTGATCCTGAATGTGAAATTGGTGACTCTTTAGGGATTCGAATGGATACTGAGGAGTTCGGGCGCATCGCAGCTCAGTCCGCCAAGCAGGTGATTATTCAAAAAATGCGGGAAGCAGAGCGCAATGCCGTATATGAGAATTTTATCCATAAAAAAGGGAAAATAATCAACGGTATTGTACAACGGTTTGACCGGGGCGCCATTATTATTAATTTGGGCCAGGCCGAGGCAGTGTTGCGGCCAAGGGAGCAAATGCCCAAGGAAAGCTATAAACGGGGTGACCGTATCCGTGCTTATGTCCTTGATGTGCTGGAAGAATCCAAAGGTGCACAAATTTTACTATCCCGTACTCATCCCGAATTTCTGGTTGAATTGTTTAAAACCGAGGTGCCGGAGGTGGCAGAAGGCATTGTTTCAATTCGGGGGGCTGCACGCGTACCTGGTGTTAGGGCAAAAATTGCTGTCTCCTCCATTGATTCCGACGTAGACCCCGTAGGGGCCTGTGTGGGTGTTAAGGGTAACCGGGTTCAAAATATTGTTCAGGAGCTGCGGGGTGAGAAAATTGATATTGTTCAGTGGAGTCCGGACATTGCAAGATTTGTATGCAATGCCTTGTCTCCGGCTGAAATTGCAAGAGTTATCATCGATGAAGACAATCAGTCCATGGAAGTTATTGTTAATGATGAATATCTCTCCATTGCTATAGGTAAAGGCGGTCAGAATGTATCCCTTGCCTGTGAGATCACCGGCTGGCATCTTGAAGTTACCAGCGAAGAAGAGTATAGCCGGGAGGTTAAGGAGGGTTATGACAGTTTGATGAAACTGTCCACAGTGGGGCTGCCGGCAGCAGAGTTGCTGTTTAAAGCAGGTTATTCTTCGTTTCTGGATATTATGGATGCCGTACCCGAGGATATTGCGGCCTTTCTAGATATGTCTGTAGAAGATGCCCAGGCAATGATAGACGAAGCCGGGCATTTGATGGAAGAGGAGCGGGAAAGGGCTCGGGAAGAATTGCTGCAGCCCGGACCTTCTCAGGATACCGACACTGATATGGAAGACAATGCCGGTGATGGGGAAACGTTTGCTGATGTTGAAGAAGAACCTGTTGAAAAATCAGATGAATGA
- the infB gene encoding translation initiation factor IF-2 — protein MAKVRVYELAKDLNMTNKQLLEKLKELGIDAKSHMSALGNSDVAAVKQNLLGKKKRSNEVKVRPSVIRRRRTKTTSQAEGLERDEDMDDSFEPGKPTVKEPGDQQEAQGLEEDVVTEVPLETPVTQGSDDVPEPKKEKETEVKRPAKKIMSRTSEPAKIIKPAKVETPPTPEPEDVPVEVEEKIENASVEEDHSVKQPEKEDAKLSVSPDTESESKDVEKKDVNPEPVDTGEDKAPSESVDDDRKASPEQKQNAAQSSEDESSEDENSQGKRKKKKKKTTPAKIVRVADPMVLENIKRMKAGENHSTPGNDHDRPTRKQPVADNGSPDISGQSFVMPSAAPNDRKRGKSRDELQGAEGTGSKKKRRKKKSVVEGNDLYRGRGGRKKKGRKDPKGKKSSFQKTQITTPKAIKRRVKIDEAIELAELAKRMGIKANEMIVKLMGMGVMATVNQTIDFDTASLVAAEFDFEVEKANFEEEALLNVVPEEEDKENLETCPPVVTIMGHVDHGKTSLLDVIRESKITSGEAGGITQHIGAYNVETPNGGRITFLDTPGHAAFTAMRSRGAQVTDIVILVVAADDGVMPQTIEAINHAKAAGVPVVVAVNKMDKEGADPDRIMRELSEHDLLAEEWGGNVIFVKVSAKTGKGINELLEMVLLQAEVLELQANADRNATGYVVESRLDIGRGAVATVLVKQGTLKDGDPVVCGLHSGHIRAMIDDSGNRVESAGPSTPVEIVGLAGVPDAGDEFVAVASDKDAKQIAAHRMQKQRAKELAKKSRANLQKMFENLGTAEIKELKLIVKADVQGSIEALNDSLKDLAKEEVDVKIVHSGVGTINESDVSLAAVSDAIIVGFNVRPTPQIRKLAKDENVDMRFYDIIYDVINDIKAALDGMMPSTFQENIIGRAEVRDTFVVPKIGTIAGCGITEGKVIRGKKVRLLRDGIIKCDTELSSLRRFKDDVKEVEQGYECGIGLEKYNDIKVGDAIECYEVEEVKYQG, from the coding sequence ATGGCCAAGGTCAGGGTATACGAGTTAGCTAAAGATCTGAACATGACAAACAAGCAGCTTCTTGAAAAGCTTAAAGAGCTGGGAATAGATGCTAAAAGCCATATGAGTGCTCTGGGTAACAGTGACGTCGCTGCTGTCAAACAGAATTTGTTGGGTAAAAAGAAGCGCTCCAATGAGGTTAAAGTTCGCCCCTCGGTGATTCGCAGGCGCAGAACAAAAACGACCTCCCAGGCGGAAGGTCTGGAAAGAGACGAGGATATGGACGATTCATTCGAACCCGGAAAACCGACTGTGAAAGAGCCTGGAGATCAGCAAGAGGCTCAGGGCCTGGAAGAGGATGTTGTTACAGAGGTGCCGTTGGAAACACCGGTCACCCAAGGCAGTGACGACGTGCCGGAACCCAAAAAAGAAAAAGAGACGGAAGTGAAACGGCCAGCCAAAAAGATTATGTCCAGAACCAGCGAACCCGCTAAGATTATCAAACCTGCAAAGGTTGAAACACCGCCGACGCCGGAACCTGAAGATGTGCCTGTGGAAGTTGAAGAAAAAATTGAAAACGCTTCCGTAGAAGAGGATCATTCAGTAAAACAGCCGGAAAAGGAGGACGCTAAACTATCTGTGTCCCCTGATACAGAATCCGAAAGTAAAGATGTTGAAAAGAAAGATGTTAATCCTGAACCTGTAGATACCGGCGAGGATAAGGCTCCTTCGGAATCGGTGGATGATGACCGGAAAGCGTCTCCTGAACAGAAGCAGAATGCGGCACAGTCCAGTGAAGACGAATCCTCTGAAGATGAGAATAGTCAGGGTAAACGTAAAAAGAAAAAGAAAAAAACGACCCCTGCCAAAATCGTCAGGGTTGCAGATCCCATGGTTTTGGAAAATATAAAGCGGATGAAAGCCGGAGAGAATCATTCAACGCCTGGAAATGATCATGATCGACCCACCCGCAAACAGCCGGTGGCGGACAATGGATCTCCGGATATTTCCGGTCAAAGCTTTGTTATGCCGTCTGCCGCGCCCAATGACCGTAAGCGGGGAAAGAGCCGTGATGAACTTCAAGGCGCTGAAGGAACCGGCTCCAAGAAAAAACGGCGTAAGAAAAAATCCGTTGTGGAGGGCAATGACCTATACCGAGGCCGGGGCGGTCGGAAGAAAAAAGGCAGAAAAGATCCCAAGGGCAAGAAAAGCAGTTTTCAAAAAACCCAGATTACAACGCCCAAGGCAATTAAACGCCGCGTGAAAATTGATGAAGCTATTGAATTGGCAGAGCTTGCCAAACGTATGGGTATCAAAGCCAACGAAATGATTGTCAAGCTCATGGGTATGGGTGTGATGGCCACGGTGAACCAGACAATTGATTTTGACACCGCCTCCCTTGTGGCTGCTGAATTTGATTTTGAAGTTGAAAAGGCAAATTTTGAAGAAGAGGCATTGCTTAATGTCGTGCCCGAGGAAGAAGATAAAGAAAATTTGGAAACATGTCCTCCTGTGGTTACAATCATGGGGCATGTTGACCATGGTAAAACCTCATTGCTGGACGTAATTCGGGAATCCAAAATTACAAGCGGCGAGGCAGGCGGCATTACTCAGCACATTGGCGCATACAATGTGGAAACGCCTAACGGTGGACGGATCACCTTTCTTGATACGCCTGGCCATGCCGCATTTACAGCTATGCGTTCCAGGGGAGCCCAGGTTACGGATATTGTTATTCTGGTGGTGGCAGCCGACGATGGTGTCATGCCCCAGACAATTGAGGCCATAAATCATGCTAAAGCTGCAGGGGTTCCTGTGGTGGTGGCTGTTAATAAGATGGACAAGGAAGGTGCTGACCCGGATCGTATCATGCGTGAGCTGTCCGAACACGATTTGCTGGCTGAAGAGTGGGGCGGAAATGTCATTTTTGTGAAGGTCTCGGCAAAAACCGGGAAGGGTATTAATGAACTGCTCGAAATGGTGCTGCTCCAGGCTGAAGTTCTGGAGCTGCAGGCCAATGCGGATCGGAATGCCACTGGCTATGTGGTGGAGTCCCGTCTGGATATCGGCCGTGGTGCTGTGGCCACTGTACTGGTAAAACAGGGTACCTTAAAAGATGGAGACCCTGTTGTCTGTGGGTTGCATTCCGGTCATATCCGGGCCATGATTGATGATTCCGGTAACCGCGTGGAATCGGCAGGACCTTCCACTCCTGTGGAAATTGTTGGTCTGGCCGGCGTACCTGATGCCGGTGACGAGTTTGTGGCTGTGGCATCAGATAAGGATGCCAAACAGATTGCGGCTCACCGTATGCAGAAACAGCGGGCTAAGGAACTGGCCAAGAAGAGCCGGGCAAATCTGCAAAAAATGTTTGAGAATCTTGGCACAGCAGAGATCAAAGAGCTTAAGCTCATTGTTAAGGCGGATGTCCAGGGCTCCATTGAAGCCCTTAATGATTCCCTCAAAGATCTGGCCAAGGAAGAAGTGGACGTTAAAATTGTTCATTCCGGCGTGGGCACCATCAATGAGTCTGATGTGTCTCTGGCTGCCGTTTCCGATGCCATCATTGTTGGGTTTAATGTCCGGCCCACACCCCAGATCCGTAAGTTGGCCAAAGATGAGAATGTGGACATGCGGTTCTACGACATTATCTATGATGTGATCAATGATATTAAAGCAGCCCTTGACGGCATGATGCCCTCCACCTTTCAGGAGAATATCATTGGACGGGCCGAGGTCCGGGACACCTTTGTGGTTCCCAAAATCGGGACCATTGCCGGGTGCGGTATTACGGAAGGCAAGGTTATCCGCGGCAAAAAAGTCCGCCTGTTGCGTGACGGTATTATCAAGTGCGATACCGAATTGTCTTCTTTGCGCAGGTTCAAGGATGATGTCAAGGAAGTTGAACAAGGGTATGAATGTGGTATCGGCCTTGAAAAGTATAATGATATCAAGGTAGGTGACGCCATTGAATGCTATGAAGTTGAAGAAGTTAAATACCAGGGATAG
- the rbfA gene encoding 30S ribosome-binding factor RbfA codes for MKPYARAERVSIQIQQAITELLSKKMQDPRMEMATISGVRMSPDLSLAYVYVTVFGDKKRIREALEGFQKSKGFIKKNIAPKLGLRIMPDLRFIHDDSFDEAARLDALIDAAPKGEGRDDDSGAPDEPSGDPAE; via the coding sequence ATGAAACCCTATGCACGCGCCGAGCGGGTCTCCATACAGATTCAGCAGGCCATAACAGAGCTTTTGTCCAAAAAGATGCAAGACCCCAGAATGGAGATGGCAACGATTTCCGGTGTGAGGATGTCCCCGGACCTAAGTTTGGCCTATGTCTATGTCACGGTGTTTGGGGATAAAAAAAGAATTCGAGAAGCCCTGGAAGGGTTTCAGAAATCAAAGGGGTTTATTAAGAAAAACATTGCCCCGAAGTTGGGTTTGCGGATTATGCCGGACCTGCGCTTTATCCATGATGACTCTTTTGATGAGGCTGCCCGTCTGGATGCGCTGATTGATGCAGCACCAAAGGGGGAGGGCCGGGACGATGATTCCGGCGCTCCGGATGAGCCTTCCGGCGATCCTGCTGAATGA
- the truB gene encoding tRNA pseudouridine(55) synthase TruB, which produces MKTGILVVNKPQGISSAGVVSRLKRLLKVKKIGHTGTLDPFATGVLPIAVGQATRISKYFLKGVKGYCAQVTLGIETDTYDCTGTVTHTVSSDHLAALGADQVKDVVTGFLGHQEQIPPAYSALKHKGQPLYKLARQGQVVEKPPRPIEIMAIAMENFRMNADGYPVFDMPVTCSGGTYIRSIAHDIGAALGCGAHLSALQRTRAGQFKVEKAVNLDCFEKMPPLDIEARFISMSQCLEFLPAIIADNEIAGKIKHGQPLSVTELPKPANLPIAGDRNEIHNIISDIRVLDADDHLLAIVTPDKFGETYKYCCVFNS; this is translated from the coding sequence ATGAAAACCGGCATTCTTGTTGTAAACAAACCCCAGGGCATCTCTTCTGCCGGGGTGGTCAGCCGCCTCAAGCGTCTGCTGAAGGTAAAAAAAATCGGACATACAGGGACTTTGGATCCCTTTGCCACAGGGGTTCTGCCCATTGCTGTGGGGCAGGCCACACGGATTTCAAAGTATTTTTTAAAAGGTGTTAAAGGGTACTGTGCCCAGGTGACTCTTGGCATTGAAACCGATACCTACGATTGCACCGGTACGGTTACCCACACGGTGTCTTCCGATCATCTTGCCGCCCTGGGGGCAGATCAGGTCAAAGATGTGGTGACCGGTTTTTTGGGTCACCAGGAGCAAATTCCGCCGGCCTATTCAGCCCTAAAGCATAAAGGTCAGCCTTTGTATAAACTGGCCCGTCAGGGGCAAGTGGTTGAAAAGCCGCCCCGGCCTATTGAAATCATGGCCATTGCTATGGAAAATTTTCGCATGAATGCCGACGGCTACCCGGTTTTTGACATGCCGGTGACCTGCTCGGGGGGGACTTATATTCGCAGTATAGCACATGATATCGGTGCGGCACTGGGGTGCGGGGCCCATTTGTCGGCACTGCAACGCACACGGGCCGGCCAGTTTAAGGTTGAAAAGGCCGTAAATCTTGACTGTTTTGAAAAGATGCCTCCTTTGGATATAGAAGCCCGATTCATATCCATGTCCCAGTGTCTGGAATTTCTTCCGGCCATTATTGCAGACAATGAAATCGCCGGAAAAATCAAACATGGTCAGCCCTTGTCTGTGACAGAGCTTCCCAAGCCTGCTAACTTGCCGATTGCCGGTGATCGCAACGAAATCCATAACATCATTTCCGATATCCGTGTGCTGGATGCCGATGATCATCTGCTGGCGATCGTCACACCGGATAAATTCGGGGAAACATACAAATATTGTTGCGTTTTTAATAGTTAA
- the rpsO gene encoding 30S ribosomal protein S15, producing the protein MVLLAENKEEMIEKFKLHESDTGSPEVQVAILTHRISYLTDHLKTHKKDHHSRRGLLILVGRRRSLLDYLKKKDINRYRSLIEKLGLRR; encoded by the coding sequence GTGGTATTACTTGCAGAAAACAAAGAGGAGATGATTGAAAAATTCAAGCTCCATGAGTCCGACACCGGTTCCCCTGAAGTTCAGGTGGCCATTTTAACCCACAGAATCAGCTATCTGACCGACCATCTGAAGACCCATAAAAAAGACCACCATTCAAGACGTGGACTTTTGATCCTCGTCGGCCGGCGCAGAAGTCTTCTGGATTATCTCAAGAAAAAAGATATTAACAGATATCGTTCATTGATTGAGAAGCTCGGACTCAGAAGATAA